A stretch of the Papaver somniferum cultivar HN1 chromosome 6, ASM357369v1, whole genome shotgun sequence genome encodes the following:
- the LOC113289037 gene encoding ornithine decarboxylase-like, translated as MASQQIRVMGTNPKSHHQEILGAPGVKGKRVMNNSSTDGVTDFIHSIISTTKQEVKDPFYVLDLGKIVTLMDKWNHSLPSVKPFYAVKCNPEPALLGTLALLGANFDCASKGEIETVLALGVSPDRIVYANPCKSESHIKYAATVGVNLTTFDSIDEVEKMRKFHPKCGLLMRIKAPEDEGARCPLGDKYGALPEEFVPLLEAANAANLVVHGVSFHVGSGATHSRAYRAAIAEAKAIFNTAEKLGIAKMHILNIGGGFTLGSQFDDAAITIKNALETYFPDDQELMLISEPGRFFAETAFTLVTDIIGKRVRGELREYYISDGIYGSMNCLLYDHATVTAKPLAYTSNPEDPNCAGLKTYTSTVFGPTCDGLDTLLTNYQLPDLKVNDWLVWPDMGAYTASAGSSFNGFNTSAIPTYLSYSIN; from the coding sequence ATGGCTTCTCAACAGATTAGAGTCATGGGAACAAACCCAAAGAGTCATCATCAAGAGATATTGGGAGCACCAGGAGTGAAAGGAAAAAGGGTTATGAATAATTCATCAACAGATGGAGTTACTGATTTCATTCATTCAATCATTTCAACCACAAAACAAGAGGTAAAAGATCCTTTCTATGTTTTAGACTTGGGAAAAATCGTCACTCTTATGGATAAATGGAATCATAGTCTTCCGTCCGTCAAACCCTTTTATGCTGTCAAATGTAATCCTGAACCAGCTTTACTTGGTACCCTTGCTCTATTAGGAGCAAACTTCGATTGCGCCAGTAAAGGCGAAATCGAAACTGTTCTTGCTCTGGGTGTTTCGCCGGATCGTATTGTTTATGCCAACCCTTGCAAGAGTGAGTCTCATATCAAGTATGCGGCTACTGTTGGTGTCAATCTTACTACGTTTGATTCTATCGATGAAGTCGAAAAGATGAGGAAATTTCACCCTAAATGTGGGTTGCTGATGCGTATTAAGGCACCGGAGGATGAAGGTGCCCGGTGCCCGTTGGGCGATAAATACGGTGCACTGCCGGAAGAGTTTGTTCCGTTGCTGGAAGCTGCTAATGCTGCGAATTTAGTTGTTCACGGGGTTTCTTTTCATGTTGGTAGTGGTGCGACACATTCAAGAGCATATCGCGCTGCAATTGCTGAAGCTAAAGCGATTTTCAATACTGCAGAAAAGCTTGGTATAGCTAAAATGCATATTCTCAATATCGGTGGCGGGTTTACACTTGGTTCGCAGTTTGATGATGCTGCAATTACTATTAAAAATGCTCTTGAAACTTATTTCCCTGATGATCAAGAACTGATGCTCATTTCGGAGCCAGGCCGGTTCTTTGCCGAGACAGCATTCACATTAGTCACGGACATAATCGGAAAACGTGTTCGTGGAGAGTTGAGGGAGTATTACATCAGTGACGGCATCTATGGTTCTATGAATTGTTTGCTGTACGATCATGCCACTGTCACCGCGAAACCATTAGCTTATACATCAAACCCTGAAGATCCTAATTGCGCAGGATTGAAGACGTATACTTCTACCGTGTTTGGGCCAACTTGCGATGGGCTTGATACGCTTCTAACAAATTATCAGTTGCCCGATCTGAAGGTGAATGACTGGCTTGTTTGGCCAGATATGGGGGCTTATACTGCATCTGCCGGTTCTAGTTTTAATGGTTTCAATACTTCAGCAATTCCTACATACCTTTCTTattcaattaactaa